Proteins from one Patescibacteria group bacterium genomic window:
- the recA gene encoding recombinase RecA, whose product MLTKKSNKAETSSSRQVSEQKQKAVDLALEQIERQFGKGAIMKFAERGHVPVEVISTGSLSLDMALGVGGVPRGRIIEIFGPESSGKTTLGLHIIAEAQKTGGLAAFIDAEHAFDPDYAKNIGVDLDELLISQPDTGEQALEIAETLVRSNAVDVIVVDSVAALVPKAEIEGLMGEAQIGLQARLMSQALRKLAGAVSKSKTTVTFINQLRMKIGVMFGNPETTPGGVALKFYSTVRMDIRRIAQIKERENIIGNRTRVKVVKNKVAPPFRSTEFDIIYGQGISSEGDLLDLGITAGILTKSGSWFLSGDEKIGQGREAAKKYLRQNPKIASDIKDKILKQFQEDKDQKENEAKNPA is encoded by the coding sequence ATGTTAACCAAGAAATCAAACAAAGCTGAAACATCAAGTTCTCGACAAGTCTCCGAACAAAAACAGAAAGCCGTTGATCTGGCTTTGGAGCAAATCGAGCGGCAGTTTGGCAAAGGCGCGATTATGAAATTTGCCGAAAGAGGCCATGTGCCGGTGGAAGTTATTTCGACTGGGTCTTTATCTTTGGATATGGCATTGGGGGTCGGCGGCGTGCCAAGAGGCAGAATTATTGAAATTTTCGGCCCAGAATCATCTGGAAAAACCACCTTGGGTTTGCATATTATTGCCGAGGCGCAAAAAACTGGAGGGCTTGCGGCATTTATTGATGCCGAGCATGCTTTTGATCCGGATTATGCCAAAAATATTGGCGTGGATTTAGACGAATTGTTAATTTCTCAGCCAGATACCGGCGAACAAGCTTTAGAAATTGCCGAAACTTTAGTGCGTTCAAATGCGGTTGATGTGATTGTGGTAGATTCGGTGGCAGCCTTGGTGCCAAAAGCAGAAATTGAGGGTTTAATGGGAGAAGCGCAAATTGGTTTACAAGCCCGATTAATGTCTCAGGCCTTACGCAAATTAGCTGGCGCCGTCTCTAAATCAAAAACCACCGTCACTTTCATCAATCAGTTAAGAATGAAAATTGGGGTGATGTTTGGTAATCCCGAAACTACCCCGGGCGGTGTAGCTTTGAAATTTTATTCAACAGTCAGAATGGATATTCGTCGCATCGCGCAAATTAAGGAACGCGAAAACATTATTGGTAACCGCACCCGTGTCAAAGTAGTTAAAAATAAAGTTGCCCCACCATTTCGCAGCACCGAATTTGATATAATTTACGGCCAAGGCATTTCCAGCGAAGGTGATTTGTTGGATTTAGGCATTACCGCTGGAATTTTAACCAAATCTGGTTCTTGGTTCCTTTCGGGTGATGAAAAAATTGGCCAAGGACGGGAAGCGGCCAAAAAATATTTGCGGCAAAACCCCAAAATTGCCAGCGATATTAAAGATAAAATCCTCAAACAATTCCAAGAAGATAAAGACCAAAAAGAAAATGAAGCCAAAAACCCCGCTTGA
- a CDS encoding RodZ domain-containing protein — MVFKLKKISVSRRPIGTRLKLARRRKRFSLEEVEEITKVKKRYLEDIERNNFDNLPSEVYTKGFLAKYAEAVGLNSKKIVDSYKLTRGTDEDNSADHYGEFAQKTIKNSKFSLTPKLVVTLIFVLLFIGLAGYLFIQVRGFASAPVLEITKPEQDKLSTTSSGLTIEGKTDPGASVFINDQPISCDLSGNFSESVRLRDGINEIKVSAKNKINRESSKIINVSVKLPVIAKNGSVKGAISGLKLVVKIGPNPSWLSVDVDGKRVFQGIMLKETSQEFLAEKDITVSIGNAGSAHLYLNNKDLGVQGKEGEVRRDLNFNLGMVQ; from the coding sequence GTGGTTTTTAAATTAAAAAAAATTTCTGTGTCCAGAAGGCCGATCGGAACTCGTTTAAAATTGGCGCGCCGTCGCAAAAGGTTTAGTTTGGAAGAGGTTGAAGAAATTACTAAAGTTAAAAAAAGGTATCTTGAAGATATTGAACGAAATAATTTTGATAACTTGCCTTCCGAAGTCTATACTAAAGGTTTTTTGGCAAAATATGCCGAAGCGGTTGGTTTAAACTCTAAAAAAATCGTTGACAGTTATAAATTAACTCGTGGCACAGATGAAGACAATTCCGCCGATCATTACGGCGAATTTGCGCAAAAAACCATTAAAAACTCAAAATTTTCTTTGACGCCGAAATTGGTGGTGACTTTAATTTTTGTTTTACTTTTTATTGGTCTGGCGGGTTATTTGTTTATTCAGGTGCGAGGTTTTGCGAGCGCGCCTGTTTTGGAAATTACCAAACCCGAACAAGATAAATTATCAACCACCTCTTCGGGTTTAACCATTGAAGGCAAAACCGATCCTGGCGCTTCGGTTTTTATTAATGATCAACCAATCAGTTGCGATTTGTCAGGTAATTTTTCCGAAAGCGTCAGGCTTAGAGATGGCATTAATGAAATAAAAGTCTCGGCTAAAAATAAAATTAATCGCGAATCAAGCAAAATCATAAATGTTTCGGTAAAGTTGCCAGTCATTGCTAAAAATGGTAGTGTCAAAGGAGCCATTTCTGGTTTAAAACTGGTTGTTAAAATTGGCCCTAACCCTTCGTGGTTAAGCGTTGATGTTGATGGCAAGCGGGTTTTTCAAGGCATTATGTTGAAAGAAACCAGCCAAGAGTTTCTCGCCGAAAAAGATATCACCGTTTCCATCGGCAACGCCGGTAGCGCCCATTTGTATTTAAATAATAAGGATTTAGGAGTTCAGGGCAAAGAAGGTGAAGTTAGACGTGACCTCAATTTTAATCTTGGTATGGTACAATAA